A stretch of the Thunnus thynnus chromosome 7, fThuThy2.1, whole genome shotgun sequence genome encodes the following:
- the LOC137186512 gene encoding scavenger receptor cysteine-rich type 1 protein M130-like has translation MERRVLMVFLSLWSSGLRAEHVSTAVPDDVRLVGGASHCAGKLEMKHQGEWKPVYDQYYDWNLRNAAEVCRKLDCGSVVSIQRTKDSSPTLDTMPFFVMYEPVEVIHSDESSNLEISCSDSVRLVNGTNLCSGRLEVKSNQSWSSVCEDDFDLQDAKVVCRELGCGGSANLQAMPFGAPVLTKEFHCGGRESTLLDCRSSATDTCSSGKAVGLTCSEPADVRLVGGASQCAGTLEMKKWGEWKPVDETDRSLKLAGDVCGRLDCGSVVSNRRREEISHGFMWRIESDCDESSLIKCSTKSVYSSSKLEITCSDSVRLVNGSTLCSGRLEVKSEQSWSSVCEDDFDLQDAEVVCRELGCGAPSVLQGALYGEMQALVWTEEFQCKGSESVLLDCGRSGSTKNTCSSDKAVGLTCSEPDDVRLVGGASRCAGRLEVKHQGEWGTVHNDLWSLKETSVICRWLDCGASVSAVRREDSSGRPVWLINPLCVQSKSTLRECVTSKSSPSDSCLEITCSESVRLVNESGPCSGRLEVKSNQSWSSVCEDDFDLQDAEVVCRELGCGAPSVLQGALYGEVEALVRTEEFKCEGNESALLDCGVSGSARKTCSPRQAVGLTCSEPDDARLVGEPSRCAGTLEMKHQGEWRPVTHWYSKWDQKSAAAVCARLVCGSAVSTNIIEDSSYRLVWWIDSSCVQSTSSLRECLLETDVNECYTGLRVICSDFLAKPIISLSPSIDGVSEAKQQGPQFLRGSNFTIRCSVEPQYQGGMFQLIFTTSAAAQNYTLPAVNHSAHFLFSAADHTHQGDYRCVYHVYVFSQNFSSESQRLCLYVAASLTDLIIRLFVLLLAMMSFIAGICLYFKAKRGQDARRTLGSVGGCDGWGVDEEAVGGWKK, from the exons GAGCGCAGAGTGCTGatggtgtttctgtctctctggaGCTCAG gGCTCCGAGCTGAACATGTTTCAACAG CAGTACCTGATGatgtcaggttggtgggaggagccagcCACTGTGCCGGCAAACTGGAGATGAAACACCAAGGAGAGTGGAAACCAGTTTATGACCAGTACTATGACTGGAACCTGAGAAATGCAGCTGAGGTGTGCAGAAAGTTGGACTGTGGCTCTGTTGTTTCAATACAAAGAACAAAGGATTCCTCTCCTACATTGGACACCATGCCTTTCTTTGTCATGTATGAACCAGTAGAGGTCATTCATTCAGATGAATCTTCCAACCTAGAGATCAGCTGTTCAG actctgtcaggctggtgaatgggaccAACCTGTGCTCAGGCAGGCTGGAGGTGAAGTCTAAccagtcgtggtcctcagtgtgtgaagatGACTTTGACCTGCAGGATGCAAAGGTGGTGTGTAGGGAGCTTGGTTGTGGAGGTTCTGCAAACCTCCAGGCGATGCCGTTTGGGGCTCCAGTGCTGACCAAAGAGTTCCACTGTGGAGGCCGTGAGTCGACTCTCCTGGACTGCAGAAGCTCAGCTACAGACACCTGCTCCTCTGGtaaagctgttggactcacctgtTCAG agCCTGCTGATGTCAGGTTGGTTGGAGGAGCCAGCCAATGCGCTGGCACACTGGAGATGAAAAAATGGGGCGAATGGAAACCAGTGGATGAGACGGACCGGAGCCTGAAGTTAGCAGGTGATGTGTGTGGACGgctggactgtggctctgttgtttcaaacagaagaagagaagagatctCACATGGATTTATGTGGAGAATCGAATCTGACTGTGATGAATCTTCACTGATTAAATGTTCTACAAAAAGTGTATATTCCTCTTCCAAGCTGGAGATAACCTGCTCAG actctgtcaggctggtgaatgggtctactctgtgttcaggcagactggaggtgaagtctgagcagtcgtggtcctcagtgtgtgaagatGACTTTGACCTGCAGGATGCAGAAGTGGTATGTAGGGAGCTTGGTTGTGgagctccttcagtcctccagggggcgctctatggagaaATGCAGGCTCTAGTCTGGACTGAAGAGTTCCAGTGTAAAGGAAGTGAGTCTGTTCTCCTGGACTGTGGACGCTCAGGGTCAACTAAGAACACCTGCTCATCTGacaaagctgttggactcacctgctcag AACCTGATGatgtcaggttggtgggaggagctAGCCGCTGCGCTGGTAGACTGGAGGTGAAACACCAAGGAGAATGGGGGACGGTACATAACGATTTGTGGAGCCTGAAGGAAACATCCGTAATATGTAGATGGCTGGACTGTGGCGCCTCTGTTTCAGCAGTAAGGAGAGAGGATAGCTCAGGACGACCTGTGTGGTTGATCAACCCTTTGTGTGTTCAGTCTAAATCTACACTGAGGGAGTGTGTGACATCAAAGAGTAGTCCTAGTGACTCCTGCCTGGAaatcacctgctcag agtctgtcaggctggtgaatgaGTCTGGTCCctgttcaggcagactggaggtgaagtctaACCAGTCGTGGTCTTCAGTGTGTGAAGATGACTTTGACctgcaggatgcagaggtggtgTGTAGGGAGCTTGGGTGTGGGGCaccttcagtcctccagggggcgctctatggagaagtggaggctctAGTCCGGACAGAAGAGTTCAAGTGTGAAGGCAATGAGTCCGCTTTACTGGACTGTGGAGTGTCTGGCTCAGCGAGGAAGACCTGCTCACCTAGACAAGCTGTcggactcacctgctcag AGCCAGATGATGCCAGGTTGGTGGGAGAGCCCAGTCGCTGCGCTGGTACTCTGGAGATGAAACACCAgggagagtggagaccagtgaCTCACTGGTATTCTAAATGGGACCAGAAGTctgcagctgcagtgtgtgCACGGCTGGTTTGTGGTTCTGCTGTTTCAACAAATATAATAGAAGATTCTTCATACAGACTTGTGTGGTGGATCGATTCTTCTTGTGTCCAGTCAACATCTTCACTGCGGGAGTGTCTACTGGAGACTGATGTAAATGAATGCTATACCGGCCTGAGAGTGATATGCTCAG ATTTCCTGGCTAAGCCAatcatctccctctctccctccatcgaCGGGGTCTCTGAGGCCAAGCAGCAGGGGCCTCAGTTCCTCAGGGGCTCCAACTTCACCATCAGGTGCTCAGTCGAACCACAGTACCAAGGAGGCATGTTCCAGCTCATCTTCACCacctcagctgcagcacagaacTACACTCTGCCGGCTGTCAATCACTCTGcccatttcctgttttctgcTGCAGACCACACCCACCAAGGGGATTACAGATGTGTTTATCACGTCTATGTTTTCTCCCAAAACTTCTCCTCTGAGAGCCAGCGACTCTGTCTCTATGTAGCAG CCTCTCTAACAGATTTGATCATCAGACTGTTTGTCCTTCTCCTGGCTATGATGTCATTTATTGCTGGCATCTGCCTCTACTTTAAG GCCAAAAGGGGCCAGGACGCGAGAAGAACACTGGGCTCAGTTGGTGGTTGTGACGGCTGGGGGGTCGATGAAGAGGCTGTTGGCGGGTGGAAAAAGTAG